One stretch of Cygnus olor isolate bCygOlo1 chromosome 1, bCygOlo1.pri.v2, whole genome shotgun sequence DNA includes these proteins:
- the ZIC2 gene encoding zinc finger protein ZIC 2, producing the protein MLLDAGPQFPALGVGTFARHHHHHHSAAEMQDRELSLAAQNGFVDSAAAHMGAFKLNAGAHDLSPGQSSAFTSQAPGYPAAALGPHAAHVGSYSGAPFNSPRDFLFRSRGFGESAAAGGQHGIFGPAAGGLHHPHTDAQSHLLFPGIHEQHGPHASQNVLNGQMRLGLPGEVFARSDQYRQVSSPRTDPYSAAQLHNQYGPMNMNMGMNMAAHHHHHPGAFFRYMRQQCIKQELICKWIDPEQLNNPKKSCNKTFSTMHELVTHVSVEHVGGPEQSNHVCYWEECPREGKPFKAKYKLVNHIRVHTGEKPFPCPFPGCGKVFARSENLKIHKRTHTGEKPFQCEFEGCDRRFANSSDRKKHMHVHTSDKPYLCKMCDKSYTHPSSLRKHMKVHESSPQGSESSPAASSGYESSTPPGLVSPSAEPQSSTNLSPAAAAAAAAAAAAAAAAVSAVHRGGGGGGGGGSGGGGSGGGGHSGLSSNFNEWYV; encoded by the exons ATGCTGCTGGACGCCGGCCCGCAGTTCCCGGCCCTCGGCGTGGGCACGTTCGCCcggcaccaccaccaccaccactcgGCCGCCGAGATGCAGGACCGGGAGCTGAGCCTGGCGGCGCAGAACGGCTTCGTGGACTCGGCGGCGGCGCACATGGGAGCCTTCAAGCTCAACGCCGGCGCCCACGACCTCTCCCCCGGGCAGAGCTCGGCGTTCACGTCGCAGGCTCCCGGGTACCCCGCCGCAGCCCTGGGGCCCCACGCCGCCCACGTCGGCTCGTACTCCGGGGCGCCCTTCAACTCCCCCCGGGACTTCTTGTTTCGCAGCCGGGGCTTCGGGGAGTCGGCGGCGGCCGGAGGGCAGCACGGCATCTTCGGGCCGGCGGCCGGCGGCCTGCACCACCCGCACACGGACGCTCAGAGCCACCTCCTGTTCCCCGGCATCCACGAGCAGCACGGCCCCCACGCCTCGCAGAACGTCCTCAACGGGCAGATGCGGCTCGGCTTGCCCGGGGAGGTGTTCGCCCGCTCGGATCAGTACCGGCAGGTCTCCAGCCCCAGGACTGACCCCTACTCGGCGGCTCAGCTGCACAACCAGTACGGCCCCATGAATATGAACATGGGCATGAACATGGcagcccaccaccaccaccaccccggTGCCTTTTTCCGCTACATGCGGCAGCAGTGCATCAAGCAAGAGCTGATCTGCAAGTGGATCGACCCCGAGCagctgaacaaccccaaaaaAAGTTGCAATAAAACTTTCAGCACCATGCACGAGTTGGTCACCCACGTCTCGGTGGAGCACGTTGGGGGCCCCGAGCAGAGCAACCACGTCTGCTACTGGGAGGAGTGTCCCCGCGAAGGCAAGCCCTTCAAAGCGAAATACAAACTGGTCAATCACATCCGAGTGCACACGGGAGAGaagcccttcccctgccccttccccggCTGCGGGAAAGTTTTCGCCAGGTCGGAAAACCTCAAAATTCACAAAAGGACGCACACAG GGGAGAAGCCCTTCCAGTGCGAGTTCGAGGGCTGCGACCGGCGCTTCGCCAACAGCAGCGACAGGAAGAAGCACATGCACGTCCACACGTCGGACAAGCCCTACCTGTGCAAGATGTGCGACAAGTCCTACACGCACCCCAGCTCCCTGCGCAAGCACATGAAG GTGCACGAGTCGTCCCCGCAAGGCTCCGAGTCCTCGCCGGCCGCCAGCTCCGGCTACGAGTCCTCCACGCCCCCGGGGCTGGTGTCCCCCAGCGCCGAGCCGCAGAGCTCCACCAACCTctccccggcggcggcggcggcggcggcggcggcggcggcggcggcggctgcggccgTGTCCGCCGTGcaccggggcggcggcggcggcggcggaggaggcaGCGGCGGCGGAGGCAGCGGCGGCGGAGGCCACAGCGGCCTCTCGTCCAACTTCAACGAGTGGTACGTCTGA
- the ZIC5 gene encoding zinc finger protein ZIC 5 → MEPPLSKRSPALRLADLAAAQPHPHQHMTGFPGLGTHHGHPHHAAHLHPGDAGGDPGGALPPSPPRRSPPPPPPPPPPSPRPPPPPPPPPPPPPPRQPPLNGQLRLGLAAGELYGRAEAHYGAAAAASALQGYGPVGLGLAAAGHGQPPPPHGPHGQPHVGAAAGAFLRYMRQPIKQELICKWIEREVPAGGRKPCSKTFGTMQELVSHVTVEHVGGPEQSSHVCYWEECPREGKPFKAKYKLINHIRVHTGEKPFPCPFPGCGKVFARSENLKIHKRTHTGEKPFKCEFDGCDRKFANSSDRKKHSHVHTSDKPYYCKIRGCDKSYTHPSSLRKHMKIHCKSPPPSPPPPGCYAAAGPPDGPLPPEADPAAEPPRVPLSPPVTNLSEWYVCQAGGAPRRPRTPSSRAASPASEGDEPHRTSGGRAAP, encoded by the exons ATGGAGCCCCCCTTGAGCAAGAGGAGCCCGGCCCTGAGGCTGGCGGATTTGGCAGCGGCTCAGCCCCACCCGCACCAGCACATGACAGGCTtcccggggctggggacccACCACGGCCACCCCCACCACGCGGCCCACCTCCACCCGGGGGACGCGGGCGGCGACCCCGGCGGCGCCCTCCCTCC CTCGCCCCCGAGGCGctcaccgccgccgccgccgccgccgccgccgccttctCCGcgccctccgccgccgccgccgccgccgccgccgccgccgcctccg CGGCAGCCGCCGCTGAACGGGCAGCTGCGCCTGGGGCTGGCGGCCGGCGAGCTGTACGGCCGCGCCGAGGCGCACtacggggccgccgccgccgcctcggcGCTGCAGGGCTACGGCCCCGtcgggctggggctggcggcggcgggccaCGGGCagccgccccctccccacgGCCCCCACGGGCAGCCGCACGTCGGGGCGGCGGCCGGAGCCTTCCTGCGCTACATGCGGCAGCCCATCAAGCAGGAGCTGATCTGCAAGTGGATCGAGCGGGAGGTGCCGGCGGGGGGCAGGAAGCCCTGCTCCAAAACTTTCGGCACCATGCAGGAGCTGGTGAGCCATGTCACCGTGGAGCACGTCGGCGGGCCCGAGCAGAGCAGCCACGTGTGCTACTGGGAGGAGTGTCCCCGCGAAGGCAAGCCCTTCAAAGCGAAATACAAACTCATCAACCACATCCGAGTGCACACGGGAGAGaagcccttcccctgccccttccccggCTGCGGGAAGGTCTTCGCCCGCTCCGAAAACCTCAAGATCCACAAGCGGACTCACACAG GGGAGAAGCCCTTCAAGTGCGAGTTCGACGGCTGCGACAGGAAGTTCGCCAACAGCAGCGACCGAAAGAAGCACTCCCACGTCCACACCAGCGACAAGCCCTACTACTGCAAGATCCGGGGCTGCGACAAGTCCTACAcccaccccagctccctgcGCAAGCACATGAAGATCCACTGCAAgtccccgccgccctccccgccgcccccgggctGCTACGCGGCCGCCGGGCCCCCCGACGGGCCGCTGCCCCCCGAGGCCGACCCCGCGGCAGAGCCGCCCCGTGTCCCCTTGTCCCCGCCGGTCACCAACCTCAGCGAGTGGTACGTCTGCCAGGCCGGGGGGGCCCCCCGACGGCCGCGCACCCCCTCCAGCCGCGCCGCCTCGCCGGCCTCCGAGGGGGACGAGCCCCACAGGACCTCGGGGGGCAGAGCCGCCCCCtag